GAGTCTCAGCGAAACAGCCCAGGATTCCGGCCTGGGGATTGTGGGCGTAGCTTTCCTGGTGCTTGCCGCTGTTCTGTGCTTTTATCCCGTCAGGAGCTTCACCCCGGCAGAATATCTGCCGGGCACGGCCGCCCGCGTGAGCAAGTAGCGTTGCATGGAAGCGCGGATTGTTATTGATCTTCAGACGGCCACCCCTCCCTACGAACAAGTCCAGAGACAAATCGCCTCCCTGATCGCTGTTGGCGAGCTGCAAATCGGCACCCGGCTGCCCACCATCCGCAGCCTGGCCGGCGATTTGGGTGTGGCCGCAGGCACCGTGGCCCGGGCCTACAAGGAACTTGAAGCGGCAGGACAAGTCACAACGAACCGCCGGCAAGGGACCGTGGTGGCGGGAACCGGAGTTGCTCAAACACAACCACAAAAGCCCCACCACCCACCTGAGGTAAGCAATGGGCTGGCGGTGCTGGCCGCCGTCGAACATCTCATACAAACCAGCGAAGAAGCAGGACTGGATGCGAAGACCCTGATTTCCCTGGTCCAAGGACAGCTGAACCGTCGAGGCTCCCAGTAGGTAGACTTGCCCCGTGACTATTTTGACCCCTTATGAGGACTTGCTCCGTGACGTACAGGCCAACGGCACCGCGAAGGCTGACCGCACGGGTACCGGCACCAGCAGCGTCTTTGGCCGCCAGCTACGCTTCGATTTATCCCAGAGTTTCCCGCTAATCACCACTAAACGGGTGCATTTCAAGTCGGTAGCCATGGAATTGCTGTGGTTCTTGCGCGGGGACTCAAATGTGAGTTGGTTGCAGGAGAACGGCGTAAAGATCTGGAATGAATGGGCCAACGACGACGGCGAACTCGGCCCCGTCTACGGCGTCCAGTGGCGCTCATGGCCTACCCCAGACGGGGAACATATTGACCAGATTGCGCAAGTCATGGATTCTCTGACCAGCAATCCGAATTCACGCCGGCACATTGTTTCGGCGTGGAATGTGGGTGAGCTGGCGAACATGGCGCTACCGCCGTGCCACGCTTTCTTCCAGTTCTATGTTGCCCCCACGGAAGACGGCCGCGGAAAACTCAGCTGCCAGTTGTACCAGCGCTCTGCCGACACCTTCTTGGGTGTGCCATTCAACATTGCCTCTTATGCGCTCCTGACTATGATGGTGGCCCAGCAACTGGACATGGAACCGGGCGAGTTTATTTGGACAGGCGGGGACGTGCATATCTACGACGATCACCGGGAGCAGGTTGCCGAGCAGCTTTCCCGCACCCCTTACCCGTACCCACAGCTGCGCTTCACCCGCACACCTGAATCGATTTTCGATTATACTTTTGCTGATTTCGAGCTAGTCAATTACCAACACCACCCCACGATTAAGGCCCCGATCGCCGTATGAGTGAGACACCCTCCACACCCACGCGCTACCGTTTCACCCAGCCGATCATTGGCATGATTTGGGCGCAGACTAAGAACGGGGTAATTGGCGCAGACGGCGGCATGCCCTGGGCATTGCCGGAGGATATGGCCCACTTCAGGCGGGTTACCCGCGGCCACCCAGTGGTCATGGGACGACGTACATGGAATTCTTTCCCCGCGAAATTCCGTCCACTTCCGGAGCGCACCAACATTGTGGTGACGCGCCAGGCTGGGTGGGCAACAACAGCTGAGGCAAGTGGGGCGGTGGTTCTTGACTCGTTGGAAGAGGCACTTGTGCAGGCCCAGCTCTCCCCCGGCGGCAATGAAGTGTGGGTCATTGGCGGTGGTCAGGTTTACGAACAGGTCAAGGAGCATTGCAACGTCGCAGTCATCACTGTAATTAATACGGACGTACCAGGGGATACTCAAGCTCCTACTCTTGGTCATGAATTCTCTTTTCGCGGCGGCTCTCCTCTTGAGGGTTGGCACACCTCAAAAAACGGGACTGAGTACAGGATCACTCTCTGGGCACGGGGAGAAACAGAGTTCTCACAGGAGTAGCAATTCGTTGCCATGGGCAGTCCACCCCATCGCAACACGGCTTGGCCACGGCTAAGCTCTTTCTTGACTCATATTTCTGTTTCTGTCCTCTAGTAATCCGGAGCCACCATGTCACAAATGCTGGGCGCTGATGTTGAAGAACTGCGCGCGCTAGCCAGGGACTTCTCTGGCAACTCACAAAAGCTGGTGCAAGCACAAAAGCTGCTCGACGGCGCAGTGAACCAGCTCCCGCGCTATTGGCAGGGGCCTGATGCACAACGCTTTGCCTCACAGTGGCGCGGCCAGCACCGCGGAGTTATTTCCCGTACGGCTGCAATGCTGGATGAAACCGCTACTGAACTTAACAGGCACGCCGTCGAGCAGGAGCAGGCAAGCTCCACCTCAAGCCTGACCGGTGGCGGTGGCACTGACGGCAAGGGAACGGAAAGCAATCCGGGTTCGGATTCCGAGAACAAAACCTGGTTTGATAAATACGTCAAAGAGCCCTGGGGCGTCTATAAATTCTTTCCTGACACGTTGAGAACTCTCCGAGATATCACCTTCACCGGCGATCTGCTACTCCACGCCAAGGACCTAAAAGCCGCGTGGGGAACCCCAGGGGCCATTGGCACTTTCATGGACTCTCGCTGGTTCAACATGGGCCCAACTACGAAGTTCCTGCACAACGGAGCTCAACTACTGGAGGGCGGGGAATACGCGCAATCGCTCGCCAGGGGACCTCACGCTGCCAAAATTGCGGGACTAGTCGATGGTGCCGGTAAGACTTTGGGCTGGGCTGGCGTGGCAATAGACGGCGCCTCGGGACTGAACAAAATCATTCATGGAAACGCTTTCGGTGAAGGGTACAAGGACGGTGACATTCTTGGAAACGTGAAAGTCGCCACTGATTCCGGTGCCGCAGATCTTGTCAGAGCGGGGATCGGCGCAGCCGCCTTGATACCCGGTCCACAACAACCGATTGCAATTCTGGCTACCGGAGCCATCGCTATCTACGACAATTGGGACAAGATCGAAGCCGGCGCCCAGTGGCTGGGTGAGAACGGTCCCAAGGCAGTTGAAGCCGTGAACGACTTCGCGGGCGACGTTGCCGAAAATACTGTTGCTGCTGTCAGCGACGTTGTAAAGAGTCCAGAGAAATTGTTGCCATGGAATTGGTGATCACAACTGTGAATAGCCCCCTAACAGACTTGAAGGAGACCTAGCATGAGCGTAGAAGAATCCATGGGCGGATTTGGCATCGCCGAGATCCAATACATGTTGTCCCGTTTTCAAAATCAATCTGCTGCAGTTGCTGCCGCCACGCTTCAGGCGCAGTACCCGGCTGATAACAAAGACATGCTACTCGCTGGCGCATCTTCACTCCTTGCCCGCGACTTGCTGGTCTCCGAAGACGGCGAGACAATGTTGCCAAAGGCTCTGGCTGCTGCAGCTGTCTACGCCATCGGAAATTCGACCCGCTGGGTCTCAGTGGCTTTCACCTCAGATAGCCAAGGCGCAGGCGTAGTTTATTTCCTGAACAACGAAGTCAATCTCATGATGCAGGGCCGTGGTTTGGGTGGTTGGTTCGCTTCGGCACAGAAAGCAGATGCGGACCTACCTGAAAGCTGGCTGGAAATGGCAAAGCTTTTTGCTCATGACAATGAGAATGCAGCAATTGTCTTCACATCAACGGATGAAGCAAGCAACCTGAGCAATGTGGCACTTCGGAGAAACCAGTCTGGTTGGGAAGCAGCTGCGGGAACTGGATCCGAGCAGACACTCCAGATTCCCGGGACCTTCAGTGATGCAGAGATCCGAACCTTACTTGCCGAAAAATTGTTGGCTAAACAGGACAGTTAATGACACACACCCCCCCAGAGACTCCGTCAGAGCCCTATGAGCCGCACCCCGCGAATCTGATCCGTGACCGTCAGAAGATGCGGAGCCAGTACGGACCGTTTTCCTACACGCGCGGCATGTATGTCCACGGGGCCCAGACCCCGCTGAAGCCACGTAATATACGGATTCGCAGCTCCATCCCCATCGTGTTTGCAGTCATTGTCGCGGCCTTTGGTGTTTGGTTTTTGCTCAATGACGGCTACCTCTCGGGAGTCTTGCTGATCTTCGCTTTCGCGGCCGCCATGCTTGCGCTCAGTTGGGTTGGTTTCCGAACAGCACGCATCCGTGAGAAGTGGGAACGCGAAAACCCGTCGCAGGCTAAGAACATCACTTACTGAAGTTCTTAGCCATGTGCGGCACCCATTGCACGGGCACCACCAAAACCCCCGTACAAATGATCAGGCATGCGCTTATACCCGCCCGCGCTGCTATGACACCGCGCTTAATGGCTGGAGAACTGGTAGCAGGCCGTTGAGCCGCAAAAAACTCGGAGTTGCCAAACTCTGAAGCGGGGCTACTGGATGTCCCTGCCCTCAAATAGGCTCTTTGGCTTCGCGCAAAGTCTCCGGCCAACCCAATAGATCAAACGGTGTTTGAGCGCTAGTGACGATACTTTCGCGGGCTTGGATTAAGACTGGTTCGACACCGAGCTTATTGGCACCAAAAGCAACCGTGGCAAGAACTGCTGTTAGCGGTAATGAAAAAGTTGCCCATTTACAGTCCCCGTCCGGCCGGGGTGACTACTCACATCGATGGTTGCCTCACCGCCACCGCTAATGACCGTTGGGCTTCTTGACGTATTGCCTGTATTTCGCCGTTATTCTGAACATCCGTAAGTGTCGCTAGAGAATCAGGGTGGTTGAAACTCTCAAGAGCACGGACGATCTTCCATTGCAGCAAATCATCGTTGGGGTTCCCCTGGAATGTCTCGATCAGGCGATTAAGCGTGAGAACTTTGTCTCTAGGATCCACCTCAGAGTAAAAGCACATGAACCCAATCGCATCGATAACTTCAACAACTTCTTCCCGGGCGCCATCGGAAATCACCGAAACAAGCATCGGCAGAACGTGGGGATCCATTCGGGCGAGTACCCGAGCCACAATGTCTCGTGGAAGCGGATAGCTGGTTTTTCTAAATCTCTCCGGAGACGGATGCTTGTGCTGATTTGATCCAATTTTGCCAAGGCAGGCAGCAAGCAGCTGTGCGCACTCCAAGCCTCCGCTTTGAAGCGCCGTACAGAGCTCGAGCTTCGTATATAGCTTGGTTTCGCGTGTGAGTCGGTTTAAGAACATAGTGTTCAATGAATCGTCGACGCGGGGCATCAACGCCAGTAGACGGATAGCGCAGGATCTCTCAACAGCATCCTCGGCTTCAAGTTGCCGAATCAGCCCGTCCGTGGTCAGCGTGCGGAAACGGGCAAGGTCCTCCTCCGTGAGGAACCCCCGGCTACGCAATTGACTCTTCTGACTTTTCATTTGCTCTCACCCTAACTTGGGCTGGCACTAGACGGGGTTGCTGCGCCGGGCGTGCATGAGCTTCGGGAACGTAATCATGGTGGAACAGAGGAGGCGATCCTGCCCGCACTTGAAGATATGGTGGGATATCTCTGTCAACCGGAGGACCACCTGCTGGTGGTAATGACAACGAACTCACAGCGCACTTGGCGCAGGTGCAACGTTCAGAGACTGCGCTCAGGTTCCGCAAACGTGGCGTTGGCCGTGCGATTACCCAAGGTGCAGCACAACCTTTCCCCGAGCATGCCGGGTCGCTACCTTCTCCAGCGCAGCCAGGGCCTCCCCAAATTCGTAGACCTGCTCCAGTTCTACATGGATTTCACCGGAGGAGATGTCAACCATGAGTTGCACCAGTTCATCCTGAACATCCATCTGGTGAGGAACCAGCTGACACTGCACATCCCGTTCCGGGAGCAACTCATCGCCCGAAATCGTGACCAACGCTCCATAATCTTTGACCACAGGCAAACTATCGCTGGAGGTACCGGGCTGCACAGCGACCGCCGCGTCAACTCCGCCGGGCGTCCACGCCAGGACGCGTTCCTGCCACCTCGGGTCACGGTAATCCAACGCTATTTGTGCACCCAGAGAAAGAATGTGATCCTGATTTGCTGCCGAGGCAGATGCCGCAACCCGCCATCCTCGCTGGCGCGCGATCTGAATAGCCAACGTGCCGATGGCACCTGAGCCGCCGGCTACGAACAACGACCCGCCGGGTGGCATTGTTATCAACGCCCGAAATGCCCTGAGCACTGTGTTCCCTGCAACCGGCACGGCCGCAGCCTCTATGAACTCCATTCCAGTAGGAATCTGTACTATGAGCGCCCCTGCTTTGACGGCCACGAACTCAGCCCATGTTCCACCTTTTGGCTGCATTGAGCTGACAAAGGCAATACGCTCTCCGAGTTCACGGCCGGAGACTTTACTGCCGATCTGCTCGATCACTCCGGCAGCTTCAATACCGATTGGATACGGGTATTTGGCATCACGGGGCAAAAAGTAAGAATCGTGAATACCCACGCCAACGGCGTGCACCCGCACGAGCAACTCGTCTTCCTCGATTGCGGGTACGGGTACCTCTGACAGCTCGACAATCTGTGCACCGGGCTGCCGAATAACGAATGCCTTCATGGTGTTGCGCTCCATCTTGTTCAGTTTATGAGCGTAGCTGTACTTTCTTAGCTTGGCGTGGGCCCCGTTGGCGTGTCCCGATCCACAGCGCAATCACCTGATACAAGACCCGAATCAGCATCAGAGGCTGAACCGTCTTCAGGATTAGTGGCGGGCTTCATCCCTATTGTGCTCCGAAGAGGAGTCCCCCGCACTGCCACAATCGCTAGGACGGAGACCGCCGCAATCATCGCTGCGATCATAAATATGGGACCGAACGCGTCAGCATATGCGTTGTGGAACACCTGCTGTATCGATTCTGGCAGACCACTGATATCCAGCTGGGTCTCACCCGACCCTCCTGAAAGCGCATCAGGCTTTATGCCCATGAAGCCTAGTCCCTTGGCAATATTCGTGCCAACACGACTCGTCAGAACACCACCCAAAACTGCTACACCAATAGCCCCGCCAAGAGAACGGAAGAAGGCGATGGCAGCCGATGCCGCACCAACTTCACTAACGTCAACTGTGTTTTGAACGGCGAGAACAACGTTCTGCACCAAGGCACCAATCCCCAAACCCATAAGAGCCATAAAGATGGCCACAAAGAGGTACGAGGTATCGCGATCAATGGTTCCCAGACCGATCAGACCAATCAGCATGATCACACTGCCAATCATCATCACCGGCTTCCACTGACCAATTCGGCTAACGATTTGCCCGCCGATGGTTGCTGACAGCATTTGGGCAACGATCATCGGTATTGTCATCAGCCCGGCCTGTGTGGGACTCACACCGGCTCCCAGCTGGAAGTACTGAGTCAGGAACACACCCGAACCAAACATGCCCACACCCGCCCCGACACTGGCCACGATCATCCATGCTGCGGTCTTGTTGCGCAGCACGCGGATTGGAATCATCGGTTCAGGTGCCCGCAGCTCAACGAAGACCGTCAAAGCAGCAGCGATCAGGAAGGCGAGCAGGAACAACCCCGACTGCCAGGAGATCCAGTCATAGTCGCTTCCGGCGAAAGTCACCCACAGCATGGGCAATGCTGCCGTGATGGAGACCAGCACGCTACCAAGGTAGTCAATCTTGACTTTGCCGCGCGGCACTGCCGGTAAATGTAGTTTCATCTGAAGCAAAATTAATGCAATAACTGCAAGTGGCACACTCACGAAGAAGCACCACCGCCAGTCCAACGCGTCAGTGATCACACCGCCCAGAAGCGGCCCGGAAACGGTTGCCACCGCCATGACGGCTCCCATGTAACCGGCGTATCGGCCACGTTCCCGCGGCGCGATAATCGAGCCCATAATTGATTGGACCAAGGCCATCAGACCGCCCATGGCCACTCCCTGAACGGCTCGTGCCGTCATCATCATGGCGATGGAGGTGGAGAATCCAGCAGCTACCGAACCTGCCACAAACATGAGAATAGCTATCTGCGCCAAGAGTTTCTTATCGAAAAGATCGGATAATTTCCCCCAGATCGGGGTAACAATCGTCATCGCCAGAAGACTGGCTGTTATGACCCAGGTGTACTGGCGCTGAGTGCCATGCAGATCGGCCATAATGGTGGGCAAGGCCGTGGAAACGATCGTCGTGGAAATTAACGCAGTGAAGAGCGCCGCCAGCAGCCCCGTCATGACCTGCAAAATTTCGCGGTGCGAATACTCCCGTGGTTCAGTTGCCGGTCTGGTTGTGGACCGGTAGGTGCTCATACGTTAAAGTCCCACTTCCGTTATCAGTGCTCTTTCAAGGACGGCTTTGCCGCTAGCTGGACAGTGTCAGGGGTCTGAGTAACTTCAATCAGGTGCACGTTCAAGCGCTCCAGGATACTGATCGCGTGGGCAGCGTCGCTCGGAGACCAATCAGCCAAGGACTCCGCGAACCTGCGCACGGCCTGGCTCTCGCTTTCGATGAGATTGGCTCGTCCGTGCTCTGTGATTGAGATCAAAAATGCTCGGGCATCTTGAGGGTCTGCACGCCGTTGAACCATGCCGTCCGCTTCAAGGGAATCAATGGCACGCGATGCAACGGGAGCGGAGACCAACAGCTGGTGGGCCAACTCCCCCAATCGTGCGTCACGATGATGCAAATACTGCAGGAACCCAAATTTGGTTCCAGTCAGCGACTTATCCCGGCTGCGCTGACCGGAGATTCTAAAGGTGCGGCTGATTTGGACCATCTCCGAAAGGATCTGGCCGGCGTCATCGTAGTCAATCATGTGCACTT
This genomic window from Arthrobacter sp. TMP15 contains:
- a CDS encoding GntR family transcriptional regulator — translated: MEARIVIDLQTATPPYEQVQRQIASLIAVGELQIGTRLPTIRSLAGDLGVAAGTVARAYKELEAAGQVTTNRRQGTVVAGTGVAQTQPQKPHHPPEVSNGLAVLAAVEHLIQTSEEAGLDAKTLISLVQGQLNRRGSQ
- a CDS encoding thymidylate synthase; translated protein: MTILTPYEDLLRDVQANGTAKADRTGTGTSSVFGRQLRFDLSQSFPLITTKRVHFKSVAMELLWFLRGDSNVSWLQENGVKIWNEWANDDGELGPVYGVQWRSWPTPDGEHIDQIAQVMDSLTSNPNSRRHIVSAWNVGELANMALPPCHAFFQFYVAPTEDGRGKLSCQLYQRSADTFLGVPFNIASYALLTMMVAQQLDMEPGEFIWTGGDVHIYDDHREQVAEQLSRTPYPYPQLRFTRTPESIFDYTFADFELVNYQHHPTIKAPIAV
- a CDS encoding dihydrofolate reductase, with translation MSETPSTPTRYRFTQPIIGMIWAQTKNGVIGADGGMPWALPEDMAHFRRVTRGHPVVMGRRTWNSFPAKFRPLPERTNIVVTRQAGWATTAEASGAVVLDSLEEALVQAQLSPGGNEVWVIGGGQVYEQVKEHCNVAVITVINTDVPGDTQAPTLGHEFSFRGGSPLEGWHTSKNGTEYRITLWARGETEFSQE
- a CDS encoding WXG100 family type VII secretion target, translated to MSQMLGADVEELRALARDFSGNSQKLVQAQKLLDGAVNQLPRYWQGPDAQRFASQWRGQHRGVISRTAAMLDETATELNRHAVEQEQASSTSSLTGGGGTDGKGTESNPGSDSENKTWFDKYVKEPWGVYKFFPDTLRTLRDITFTGDLLLHAKDLKAAWGTPGAIGTFMDSRWFNMGPTTKFLHNGAQLLEGGEYAQSLARGPHAAKIAGLVDGAGKTLGWAGVAIDGASGLNKIIHGNAFGEGYKDGDILGNVKVATDSGAADLVRAGIGAAALIPGPQQPIAILATGAIAIYDNWDKIEAGAQWLGENGPKAVEAVNDFAGDVAENTVAAVSDVVKSPEKLLPWNW
- a CDS encoding NADP-dependent oxidoreductase, whose protein sequence is MERNTMKAFVIRQPGAQIVELSEVPVPAIEEDELLVRVHAVGVGIHDSYFLPRDAKYPYPIGIEAAGVIEQIGSKVSGRELGERIAFVSSMQPKGGTWAEFVAVKAGALIVQIPTGMEFIEAAAVPVAGNTVLRAFRALITMPPGGSLFVAGGSGAIGTLAIQIARQRGWRVAASASAANQDHILSLGAQIALDYRDPRWQERVLAWTPGGVDAAVAVQPGTSSDSLPVVKDYGALVTISGDELLPERDVQCQLVPHQMDVQDELVQLMVDISSGEIHVELEQVYEFGEALAALEKVATRHARGKVVLHLG
- a CDS encoding MDR family MFS transporter; its protein translation is MSTYRSTTRPATEPREYSHREILQVMTGLLAALFTALISTTIVSTALPTIMADLHGTQRQYTWVITASLLAMTIVTPIWGKLSDLFDKKLLAQIAILMFVAGSVAAGFSTSIAMMMTARAVQGVAMGGLMALVQSIMGSIIAPRERGRYAGYMGAVMAVATVSGPLLGGVITDALDWRWCFFVSVPLAVIALILLQMKLHLPAVPRGKVKIDYLGSVLVSITAALPMLWVTFAGSDYDWISWQSGLFLLAFLIAAALTVFVELRAPEPMIPIRVLRNKTAAWMIVASVGAGVGMFGSGVFLTQYFQLGAGVSPTQAGLMTIPMIVAQMLSATIGGQIVSRIGQWKPVMMIGSVIMLIGLIGLGTIDRDTSYLFVAIFMALMGLGIGALVQNVVLAVQNTVDVSEVGAASAAIAFFRSLGGAIGVAVLGGVLTSRVGTNIAKGLGFMGIKPDALSGGSGETQLDISGLPESIQQVFHNAYADAFGPIFMIAAMIAAVSVLAIVAVRGTPLRSTIGMKPATNPEDGSASDADSGLVSGDCAVDRDTPTGPTPS
- a CDS encoding MarR family transcriptional regulator, whose amino-acid sequence is MIDYDDAGQILSEMVQISRTFRISGQRSRDKSLTGTKFGFLQYLHHRDARLGELAHQLLVSAPVASRAIDSLEADGMVQRRADPQDARAFLISITEHGRANLIESESQAVRRFAESLADWSPSDAAHAISILERLNVHLIEVTQTPDTVQLAAKPSLKEH